The Rickettsiales bacterium genome includes a region encoding these proteins:
- a CDS encoding group 1 truncated hemoglobin — translation MNFINQIPMSSLYERIGGENAVDAAVEIFYYKVLNDNRVNHFFKNIHISRLMAKQKAFITFAFGGPSKYTYWQRGLRNSHRESVKNGMNDTHFDMVLKHLTDSLKEMMYPEEIIDEVREIVEGTRKHVLDK, via the coding sequence ATGAACTTTATCAATCAAATACCTATGTCAAGTCTCTATGAACGTATTGGTGGTGAGAATGCCGTTGACGCGGCAGTAGAGATTTTTTACTACAAAGTCCTAAATGACAATAGAGTAAATCACTTTTTCAAAAATATTCACATATCAAGATTAATGGCAAAACAAAAAGCCTTCATTACCTTTGCTTTTGGCGGTCCTAGTAAATACACATATTGGCAAAGAGGTCTGCGCAACTCCCATAGGGAATCCGTTAAGAATGGAATGAACGACACACATTTTGACATGGTGCTAAAACACCTCACAGACTCTCTGAAAGAAATGATGTATCCTGAGGAAATAATAGATGAGGTAAGAGAAATAGTAGAAGGAACCCGCAAACACGTACTTGATAAATAA
- the wbaP gene encoding undecaprenyl-phosphate galactose phosphotransferase WbaP — MSAEKQIKNNKIATGESLYSYGGNINKTARFYVISDVVAMFAGFAVAFLLALVFNSLFMERGDVFLANTYSISQIASFIIVSGGIVAWFASSGHYRVPMPFWMEVQKIVAALGFAMLLDGFLQFVTKQDMSRIFIISGWLLSAAFVIGFRYLVRKFSLKRGSFYIPTLVVGSGVAAENIKQALEQSGELGYKVVAQINNLPEVFLQSGRSWKNICESYEVDHVIIAMDSHDFSGTEKIMEKLNREDISFSFVPSVQGLPVSGMSYQYFINNNTALLTMDKVAGRNFQQFIKRAVDVFISGLALILLSPLMLVVSLFIKLDGGNVFFGHNRIGREGKVFPCLKFRSMVINGDEILKKHLENSSQARAEWEATQKLKDDPRVTKIGKFLRATSLDELPQLINVLRGDMSLVGPRPIVKNEIKHYDKAIAYYKKVRPGVTGLWQVSGRSDVSYGQRVQMDSWYVKNWSLWHDIVIMLKTFPAVIKRSGAY; from the coding sequence ATGTCAGCAGAAAAACAGATAAAAAATAATAAGATAGCCACAGGTGAGAGCTTATATTCTTATGGGGGGAATATAAACAAAACAGCTAGATTTTATGTGATTTCAGATGTTGTGGCTATGTTTGCTGGTTTTGCGGTAGCGTTTTTGTTAGCTCTTGTTTTTAATAGTTTATTTATGGAGCGGGGAGATGTTTTTCTCGCTAATACTTATAGTATCTCTCAAATAGCTTCTTTTATAATTGTTTCTGGTGGTATTGTGGCATGGTTTGCGTCTAGTGGTCATTATAGAGTTCCGATGCCTTTTTGGATGGAGGTTCAGAAAATAGTGGCGGCGTTGGGCTTTGCCATGTTGCTTGATGGTTTTTTACAATTCGTTACTAAACAAGATATGTCTAGGATATTTATTATATCAGGATGGTTGTTGTCAGCGGCATTTGTAATAGGTTTTAGATATTTAGTTAGGAAATTTTCATTAAAGCGTGGTAGCTTCTATATACCTACTTTGGTTGTAGGTTCTGGGGTGGCTGCCGAAAATATAAAGCAGGCGTTAGAGCAGTCTGGAGAGCTAGGATATAAGGTAGTCGCTCAGATAAACAACCTACCTGAGGTATTTTTACAATCAGGTCGTTCGTGGAAAAATATTTGTGAGAGTTATGAGGTTGATCACGTAATCATAGCTATGGATAGCCATGATTTTTCTGGCACGGAGAAGATAATGGAAAAGCTTAATCGTGAAGATATTTCATTTTCGTTTGTTCCATCAGTGCAGGGGCTTCCGGTTAGTGGTATGTCGTACCAATATTTTATCAATAATAATACAGCGCTTTTGACTATGGATAAAGTGGCGGGACGTAATTTTCAGCAATTTATAAAGCGGGCAGTGGATGTTTTTATATCAGGGCTTGCTCTTATTTTACTATCACCGCTAATGTTAGTTGTATCGTTATTTATAAAGCTTGATGGTGGCAATGTTTTCTTTGGACATAACCGTATAGGTAGGGAAGGTAAGGTTTTTCCGTGTCTTAAGTTTCGCTCTATGGTTATAAATGGTGATGAGATTCTTAAGAAACATCTTGAGAATAGCTCGCAAGCTAGAGCTGAGTGGGAGGCTACTCAAAAGCTTAAAGATGATCCTCGTGTTACGAAAATAGGAAAATTTTTAAGAGCCACAAGTCTTGACGAATTGCCGCAGCTTATTAATGTATTGCGTGGCGATATGAGTTTGGTTGGACCTCGCCCAATAGTAAAAAATGAAATAAAGCATTATGATAAAGCTATAGCTTATTATAAGAAAGTTCGCCCTGGTGTGACTGGACTATGGCAAGTTAGTGGTCGTAGTGACGTAAGCTACGGGCAGAGAGTCCAGATGGATAGCTGGTATGTGAAGAACTGGTCATTGTGGCATGATATAGTAATAATGTTAAAGACATTTCCGGCTGTTATAAAGCGTAGTGGTGCCTATTAG